In Chelonia mydas isolate rCheMyd1 chromosome 10, rCheMyd1.pri.v2, whole genome shotgun sequence, a single window of DNA contains:
- the MEX3B gene encoding RNA-binding protein MEX3B, which produces MPSSLFADMERNGSGGGGGGGGGGETLDDQRALQIALDQLSLLGLDNDETSSIYDNEPRKKSVNMTECVPVPSSEHVAEIVGRQGCKIKALRAKTNTYIKTPVRGEEPLFVVTGRKEDVAMARREIISAAEHFSMIRASRNKNTALNGTVPGPPNLPGQTTIQVRVPYRVVGLVVGPKGATIKRIQQQTHTYIVTPSRDKEPVFEVTGMPENVDRAREEIEAHIAMRTGGIIELTDENDFHANGTDVGFELNGPGSLWSKPTPPSITPSPGRKPFCSYRNDSSSSLGSASTDSYFGGGGGGGSARLADYSPPSPALSFTHNGNNNNNSVYGGEALSSPDCCAELPFDSPPGFDLAPAPPPGAPLLWAQFERGPAAAAAAAPPSSPAFPAAAPSNANLALLVSTQRRGGGAPPPARLSPPLHGSGGGAEHPLARRVRSDPGGGGGRLLSSASYPLYANGLGAHLPGLPSDSSASSSSSSSSSSSSSCSSSGMRRKGSRDCSICFESEVIAALVPCGHNLFCMECANRICEKTEPQCPVCHSAVTQAIRIFS; this is translated from the exons ATGCCCAGCTCGCTTTTTGCAGACATGGAGAGGAACGGGAGCGGCGGTGGcggaggaggtggtggagggggagagacCCTGGATGACCAAAGAGCCCTTCAGATAGCCCTGGATCAGctctccctgctggggctggatAACGACGAGACGAGCTCCATCTACGACAACGAGCCTCGGAAAAAGAGCGTGAACATGACAGAATGCGTCCCGGTGCCCAGCTCCGAGCATGTCGCTGAGATAGTGGGGAGGCAAG GTTGTAAAATCAAAGCTCTGCGGGCAAAGACCAACACCTACATCAAGACCCCGGTTCGCGGGGAGGAGCCGCTCTTTGTTGTGACGGGCAGAAAGGAAGATGTGGCCATGGCCAGGAGGGAGATCATCTCGGCGGCCGAGCATTTCTCCATGATCCGAGCCTCCAGGAACAAGAACACCGCTCTGAACGGCACCGTCCCGGGGCCCCCTAACCTGCCCGGCCAGACCACCATCCAAGTGCGGGTGCCTTACCGGGTGGTGGGGCTGGTGGTGGGGCCCAAGGGGGCCACGATCAAGCGCATCCAGCAGCAGACCCACACTTACATCGTGACCCCGAGCCGGGACAAGGAGCCGGTCTTCGAGGTGACGGGCATGCCGGAGAACGTGGACCGCGCCCGGGAGGAGATCGAGGCGCACATCGCCATGCGCACCGGGGGCATCATCGAGCTCACGGACGAGAACGACTTCCACGCCAACGGCACGGACGTGGGCTTCGAGCTGAACGGGCCGGGCAGCCTGTGGAGCAAGCCCACCCCGCCCAGCATCACCCCCAGCCCGGGCCGCAAGCCCTTCTGCAGCTACCGCAACGACAGCTCCAGCTCGCTGGGCAGCGCCTCCACCGACTCCTACTtcgggggcggcgggggcggcGGCAGCGCCCGGCTGGCCGACTACAGCCCGCCCAGCCCGGCCCTCAGCTTCACCCACAacggcaacaacaacaacaacagcgtGTACGGCGGGGAGGCGCTCTCCTCCCCGGACTGCTGCGCCGAGCTGCCCTTCGACTCCCCGCCCGGCTTCGACCtggcccccgccccgccgcccggcgcccccctgctctgggcccagttCGAGCgcggccccgccgccgccgccgccgccgcccctccGTCCTCGCCCGCCTTCCCGGCCGCGGCTCCCTCCAACGCCAACCTGGCGCTGCTGGTGAGCACGCAGAGGCGGGGCGGCGGGGCTCCGCCCCCGGCCCGGCTCTCCCCGCCCCTGCACggcagcgggggcggggcggagcaTCCCCTGGCCCGGCGAGTGCGCAGCGAccccggcgggggaggggggcgcctGCTCTCCTCCGCCTCCTACCCTCTGTACGCCAACGGGCTGGGCGCGCACCTGCCGGGCCTCCCCTCCGACTCctcggcctcctcctcctcctcgtccagCTCTTCCTCCAGCTCCTCGTGCTCTTCCTCCGGCATGAGGCGGAAAGGCAGCCGCGACTGCTCCATCTGCTTCGAGAGCGAAGTGATCGCCGCCCTGGTCCCCTGCGGCCACAACCTCTTCTGCATGGAGTGCGCCAACCGCATCTGCGAGAAGACGGAGCCCCAGTGCCCCGTCTGCCACAGCGCAGTTACTCAGGCCATCCGtatattttcctaa